Part of the Bacillus sp. THAF10 genome is shown below.
TCGTCCTCCACAATGTTGGAGAGAGAAATAGCAATTTTCCGAACTGTTTTTCCCTGATAGTTTTCTTCAAAAAGCTCGAGACATGTGCGGTACAAATCCATCGTGATATTAGTAGCCCGCTCCATTGTTCGGGAGCGATAAAAGCCGCCGCCAAGCTCGTCACGGCTATAGCCAATACCTAGGCTGACGGTGCGTCCGGCCTTACGATGATGACGAGTTCTTCTGGCAACCTCCTCGCAAATTTCTAAAATAACGTGCTTCACCTCTTTTGGATCTGGGTAGTCACGCAATAAAATCTGGCTTTTTCCAAAGCTGATTTGCCCTTGGATGATGGGTGCACCAAGCTCCGATAAATCAACTCCCCAAGCATGGTGATAGAGCTGATTGCCCATTATGCCGAATTTTTTTTCTAAAAGCTCCAATGGGTAGCTCGCGAGCTGGCCGACATTAAAAATTCCCATTCTATTTAAGGTTTTTTCTACTCTGGAGCCAATTCCCCACATTTCACTTAACGGGGAAAGCGGCCAAAGCTTTCTTTTCACATCTTCATAGGTCCACTCCGCCACGCCCTTCTTTTTTGCCTCTAAATCAAGACAAAGCTTTGACATCAGCATGTTCGGGCCAATTCCAATCGCACATGGAAGCTGAAATTCACGCTCCATGTCCTCTTTAATTTTGTAAGCAATCGTAGTGGCATCTCCCCAAAGCGTCTCCACCCCGTCCACTTGTAAAAAGCTCTCGTCTACACTGTAGGTATGGATGGCACTCTTCGGTACATAACGATTAAAAAGTCGGGTAATTTCAGTGGAAATGCGTAGATATGTTGCCATCTTAGGGTTCACAATATGAATGCGTTCGTCCTTTGGGATTTCAAAGCAGCGCGATCCTGTTTTAATGCCAAAGTCCTTCTTTAGCATCGGAGACGCTGCAAGCACGACACTCCCCTGCCGCTCCGTGTTCCCCACCACCGCAAGGTAACAGGTAAGCGGGTCCAGCCCCATCATGACAGCCGAGCAGCTGGCGTAAAAGCTTTTCATATCTACACATAAAATCTTGTTGTTAGGCATCTTGCTGTAGTCTATATCCACGAACCATTACACCTCTCTAAAACAGAATATATGTTCGCATTAGTAGTATATACCTAATGATAAGCGAATATACGTTCGGTTTCAATGGTAATTTTCACTACATTTTTCGACAATCTTCTTTTTTGTGTGTGAAAAAGCTTTATAATGAGAGGCAGAATGAGGTGAGCAAAGTGGAAAAAAAGCTTGGTAAAAAAAATGATTCGTAATTGCTTTATACAGTACCAGCACGACTTGGAATCTATTCCCTTGAGTGAGGAAGAGTATGACAAACTGGTTGAGGATGTGGAGCGTGTGATGGCAGAGGAAGACGCAACAGATGTGCATTTAAAATACTCCTTATAAAAAAGGACCTCACTACGCAACCTAAACATAAAAAGCAAACTGCGTGGGGGAATTCCTATGAAAAAACATTCTGAATTACTTTTATGGATCATGGTGTTCATGTCCATTCTAACGCTTCCATTCTTGGGCTGGAAGCAAATAAAACGCTTTTTACCTTCAACCTTATTCATTTCTATTTTTATTGCCATTGAAGGATTGTTTGCGAAAAAATATAATTGGTGGGCGGTTTACAAAAAAATCCCTCCTTACTTTATTAGCAATTTCGCTTTTATTATCGGTCCTTTTTTCGCAGGTTCCCTATGGATTTTGCGTCTTACCTATGGGAAGTTCCATCAATACATTTTATTGAATGCTGTTATTGATGCTATCTTTGTTTATCCTTTAGTGTCCTTCATAGAGTATATGGGCATAGCTGCGATGAAAAAAATGAAACGCTATCAGTTTTATATGACTTTCATGGCAAAATCTATTTTGATGTATGTGTTTCAGTGGGGCTGGGAAAAGGTTAAGAACCGTCGCGGTCTAGAGGATACGGCTGGGGAGTACGAGATATAATTTGCTGACGAACGAGTCAGAGCAGCCTCGGCGCGGGTTACAATGCAGCTCTTGGGCTGGGTTAGTTGATGTATGAACCCTCTCTATTCATCACTTTTGGATCTTGAGAGGTTTTTTTGATGAATAGAGCCATCCAAAGGTCCAATATCTCCAAAGGTTCCGCATTTAGCTCGAAAGGTATCACAATAACCTCGCAACCTCCCCCAATTTGCTCAAAAGCTTTTCAAAAATGCATCTAAGGTTTTTCTGTTCCCTCCAAAGACTATCTTAAGCATCCCCAAAAACACAAAAATCCCCACAAGATAGTTGTGGGGACATACGGTACTTTTATAGTTGCACTTCTATCTCTACTGGTTCACTATCATCCAGCAGATTCTTAAGGGTTACCTTGTATTTGTGGTCTTGTTCTGCAGATACATCCTCTACATGCCACGGCATGCCGCTTTCTACTTCCTCTAGGGCTTTGGCGACAGCTTGTTGTTCATGCTCGTCTTGTTTTGCGTCCACCACGACCTTGATGGCACCGGATTGTGCTGGGAAGGATTCTGCGACGACTCCGGAATTCCAGACTGTCACTTTCATCCCAACTGTTAGGTCACCAGCCTCCATCGCGTCACCATTAGAATTTTCTACCGTGGTGCTTTCTTCTAATGTGTACATGGTTGCGGACTGGCCGGAGCCTCCGTTGTTAGGGAGTTGTCCTGTCACAAGAATGCGAACATTACCTTCGTTTGCTATAGATACAATGTAACCTGTTAAATCCTCTACTGCTTCTACGTCGTCATTTACTGGCTCATCATCAGGCTGCTCGTTGTTCGGTCCGTTCGATCCTGTGCTTCCATTGTTGTTATTTCCGCCAGCTGTTCCGCAGCCGAACAAAAGAAGGAAGCAGGCTAACACACTAACAAGCTTAATTTTTTTCATTTTTCTCACCTCTTGTCAGATTTGACGAGAAGTCCTAAAAAAGGTTACACACCTAGCCTTATTTTTGTCGAAAAGCTTTTCCGCCAACCTTTTCGATAACACCAGGAAACAGCTGATACAGCGTGCTCGCCATGTTCATCCAGCCGGGCAGGTTAATCTCACGTTTTTTCGTAAACATGGCATCGGCAATTTTGGAAGCAACGAATTCCGGCTCCAGCATCCATTTATCTACCTTTTTCTGATAGCTACCAGTGGAGTCTGCAATTTGGAAAAACTCTGTCCGGATTGGTCCAGGGTTTATGGAGGTTACCTGGATATTCGAATCATGAAGCTCCATGCGCATACTGTTTGTAAAGCCTAGAACGGCATGCTTGGTGGCGGCATACACACTGGATTTTGGTGTGGCAATTTTTCCAGCCTGAGACGCGACATTGATGATATGACCGCTGTTTTGCTTTAGCATCGCAGGTAGTACCATTTTCGTGCACGAGATTAGGCCGTACACATTTACCTCAAACATGCCACTCATGTCATCTAATGATAAATCAATAACATCATCAAATTTTCCATAGCCGGCGTTATTCACGAGCACATCGACAGTTGGAATTTCCTTCAACAGCAATTGGAAGGTCCGTTCAATGTCAGCATTATTGCGGACGTCCAGCTGATAAAACCGCACCTTTATTCCGTATTCTTTTTCAATATCAGAGGCAACCTGTGCTAATTTATCTAAAGAGCGAGCTAAAAGTATTGGTATTGCGCCGCGTTTGGCCACCTCAAAAGCAAGCGCTTTTCCAATACCGCCAGACGCGCCTGTAATCACAATATGTTTACCATTTAACTTAGTCATTCTTCTCTCACCCCTGCTTGATAGACAAAAGGTGTAGTGTCATTATCCTCTGTAATTAAGCCTTTGTCTAAAAGGTAGTCTAGCTGTCCGATGGTTTCAGACAGTGTTAAAAGGAGTTGCTTTTCATAGACGGACTTGAAAAGGAACTGACAAATTTCATAGGCAGTGCTTGGCTGTTTTGACACAAACTCCACCACTTTACGTGCTCTCTTTTCTTGCTGGAGCATGCGTGTTGAAAGAAGTGCTGGGACATCCCCCACGATTTCTCCGTGCCCTGGAAGCACTCGAGTAATCGGTAACTCCATCATTTTTTCAATGGATTGGACGTACTCAAGCATCGCCTTCTTTCGTTCTGCCTCACCAGGATAAGGTGGTTCTACGAGCGGATTTGGCGAGATATCGGCAAGAATTAAATCTCCGCCGATCAGTATGCCGCTTTTTTCATCAAAAAGCACGATATGGCTGCTGGCGTGACCAGGGGTTTCAATAATACGCCAATTCGGAAGACCCTCTATTCGGTCTCCCTCCCCAATAAACGCAGTTAATCCACGGTGACAGGCAAAGCGTAGTGGTTTATCTATGGAATTCAATAGAGGATAGAAACGCTCCTCCACACCGATTTCTTTAAAGAGCTTTTTGTAATACGACTCGTGTGCGGAAAAATATCGCTGATCTTGCGTCATCCAAAGGTGTGCACGTTTATGTCCATAAACAGGAATGTTGACTGGTAAGTAGTCCAAAAGCCCAACATGATCTGGGTGATGATGCGTAATAACAACTTGATCAATATCCAAGACCTTCAACCCGTGCTTTTGCAGCTCCTGTTGGAACACTTCCCATGCATGATGTGTTTTCACACCAGCATCCACCAGTGTTATTTTGTCGGTAATAATGATATACGTATGTACGTCCCCAACCGCAAATGGCGTCGGGATAGTAATTTGCTTTATCTCTTGCTTACAAGAAACCTCGTTCATCGTAATCCCCTTTTATGTAAGAAATGTGCAATAAAATTATAACGAAATAATAGATATTAAAATTATATGTAACTCCATCTACTATTAGAATGCACTAATTAAAGAAAAAAAGAAACCCTTATTCCTCAATAACTATAAAATTTATCCAGTTGTATTTTAGTGAAATAACGTCTTATCAAAAAAGCTTTTATGTTAATGGCTTTGTCCAACACCGCTGTTGATTTTCTCCAATGGCTATGCGTCCTGAGGGGCGATGTGGAGCCTCCTCGGCTTCACTTGTTGGGTCTCCACCTTGTCGCTTTATTCCCGCGAGAGTCTCCACCATGCTACCATCACCAACTAGATACCTCCATTCATCATCTTCCATCTCTACCATCTAATTTCCATTAATCCGCCCATTTTTACACTATGACATTTTTCCCCTTGACTTTCTCATCCTTTCCGTTGCATAATGATAAAAATTAAAAATGAGAACGTGACGAATGGGACCAGTAAAAAGCGTTAGAATGAAAGAGATGGAAGCTCACCGGCTGGAAGGCTTCCTCATCCCCTGCACTTTTGAACCTACCCAGGAACAATCAGGAAAACCTGATCGTCTCTCCCACGATACGGGATTGAGAGCTGGGTTGAATTTTCAACCAACCAAGGTGGTACCGCGGATTAAGACCTATCCGTCCTTACATATAGGACAGATAGGTCTTTTTATTTGGCTCTTTTCTAAAAGATTGTTATTTTTCCAATCATTATGAAGAAAAGTTGCCACATGTATAAAACTCCCTCTAAGAAAAAAAGCATGACAGCAACGTAAATTACGTGCGGCTTAACTATACGCAGTAGCACCAAAGTTTTCAAAAACAGCTTATTATTTTAAAAAAGGAGCGTGCACAAAAATGAAAATAGCATTTATTGGCGCAGGATCGATGGCAGAGGCAATTATGAGCGGATTATTAAAGAAAGAAATTTGTACACCAGGTAGCATCGTTGTAACCAATAAACAAGACCAGGCACGCCTCAAGCAATTAAAAGAGAAATATGGAATTCAAACAACCGAAAATAAACAAGAAACGACAAAAAAGGCAGATGTCATTTTTCTCGCAATGAAACCAAAAGATGCTAAGGACGGAATCCAGGCGATCAAAGAATATGTACAAGAGGATCAATTGATTGTTTCGGTGCTCGCAGGCATTTCAAGCAGTGTGATTGAGGATTTGTTTGAAAAAAACTTGCGAGTGATCCGCTCGATGCCAAACACATCAGCAGCCATCGGGCTTTCTGCAACCGCGATAGCTAAAGGACGCTATGCAAACGAGGAGGATCTCACCCTCGTGCAATCCCTTTTTTCTGCGATTGGACTTTGCACGATTGTGGAAGAGAACCAGCTTCATGCAGTAACCGGAGTATCTGGAAGCGGTCCTGCTTATGTATATTTCGTGGCAGAAGCAATGGAGAGAGCAGCGCTTGCTCAAGGACTTGATCGAGAGGTTGCTAAGCAGCTGGTAAGTCAAACGCTGATTGGAGCGGCTCATATGCTGCAGGAATCCAACAAAAACGCTGACGTTTTGCGAAAAGAGGTTACTAGCCCTGGTGGCACCACGCATCGTGGGATTGGCGTCCTAAAAGAGCTTCACGTTTCTGAAGCGTTTGAAACCTGCATCGCCGGCGCAACGGAACGCTCCCGCGAAATGGGCGAAGAAATGGCGGAGAGGTTAAAGGAAAAGACTTCTAAATAACGTGTCAAACATCAGCCAAAATAAAACAGCACTTGGAACATGAACCTATGACCAAGTGCTGTTGTGAATTAATTTAAACTCCCACCAGCATTCAGGTAGCGAGCATTAAATTCTTGAACAAATTGATTGGTTATTGCTGCATCGTGAATGATTAACATGTTTTCATCGTTCACGTCATTTCCATTGTTACTCCAGTTGGTTGACCCTACTACTACAGTTGGATCGCTTGTTGTATCTGCGTCAATAATCATGGTTTTGCTGTGAAGCTTTCGGTCCTCATTACCTTGATACACTGGTGCTGGGTTTGCCCAACGCGTGTTAGGATTATCTGTACTTGTCTGACTAGCTGTTCTTCCTGTCATATCTATACTAGCACTCCACCATTGATTCCAGAAGCCAGGGTCAAACAATCCTTTCACATCAAATCCGGTAAGCGTTCCTTCTAAGTCATTGTAAGAGCCTTCATATTTGTTTTTTAACTCATCCACAAGTCCTTGGTCACTCCAAGCAAAGATGGTGAAGAAGGCGTTCATGTCCGCTTCATTTTTCACTAACGCTCTCATCCGGCCTAATGCATCGTCTCCAGTAGAAAAATAAACTTCTACTGTTTTTCCACCAACATTAAATAAGTGTTGTGTGTTGTCTGTCTTTCCTGTTCCAAAATTCGAGACGATAGGATCCGGTATCAATGTGTTACTTCCCCACATTTCATTGAACTCTGTTTCATATGCAGTTGCAACTTCAGGTGCATGAAGTTCTACTACATGCTGCTGATTTCCACCTAACACACCATTTGCCATGTTTTCTTCTGATCCATAAAGACCAGTGATGGTGAAATTCCAACTACCAGTGAATACCCACTTATCATCTACTACCGCAAACTTATTGTGCATTTGTACACCAGGAGAGTAATAATTCCCATCAGTCTTTTGTTCGCCATCAACAAACAAATATCCGGTATAGTCTGTGCTTCCGATTGTGTAAGTTCCATATTTAAAATCATCTGGAGTAGAAGGCAATCCGTGCTCTGCTCTTAATGTCGTATCCTCCACAGCTAACATGGGGGAATCAGAAAAAACGTGAATATCGTCATTCGTACCAACAATACTATCTTTTCCTCGCACCATTTCCTCTATATATAATCTCATGGTGGTAAAGCGCTCTGCATAATGAGGGTCTGTAGCATCCTTCGCATCCGCAATCACACGCACATCAATTCCCTCTGCTGCTTTATTGATTAAAGTATCAACCACTCGAGGTAAGTTAATTTCATAAGTAGCAAAGTCAATACTTGTAGTGGCTTGATTTAATCTTTCAATTAAACGGTCTTCAAGATTAACGTTATAGTTAGCCTGATTTCCCGTTGTCGCATAATCAGTCAAAGCACATTTATTAAAATAAACATTGATAGCAAATAATTCACTTGATACATTGTTTAAATGTTCAGTAGTATCCCCACAAATGTTACCGCCGGTTGTCCCACCATTAGAACCACCACTAGTATAGCTATTTGCAGGCGTACCATATCCACCGTCATAAGTGTCAGTAGCTGTTTTCCAACTTCCAGCAACTGTTCCTGAACCATTCGCGTCTACTCTTTCCATCGTAGCCTTGGAAGTATTATCACCACCATACCAAGCATCAACTGAATCAACTAAAACACCATTAGCATCCCGCAACTCCAGACTTTCACCTTCATTTCCAAGTGAACCGCTGTAAATAATATCAGCAGCTACCCCTGCTACAGAATGATCATCTGTCTTTTCTAATAGAAAGAATCCATTAGCAGGAATTTGCCCGTTTAATACAATAGAGGGTGAACCATCTTGAGCGTTTAATGACCATCCTGTTATGTCCATGCTTTTTGTTGTGTTGTTATGTAGCTCTATCCATTCATCTGTGTAACTGTATGACGTTCCCATCCAAGCAACTTCGTTAATTACCACACTATTGTTGGTGGTCGCATGCACTTTCTCTTCCGTTT
Proteins encoded:
- a CDS encoding UV damage repair protein UvrX, whose product is MPNNKILCVDMKSFYASCSAVMMGLDPLTCYLAVVGNTERQGSVVLAASPMLKKDFGIKTGSRCFEIPKDERIHIVNPKMATYLRISTEITRLFNRYVPKSAIHTYSVDESFLQVDGVETLWGDATTIAYKIKEDMEREFQLPCAIGIGPNMLMSKLCLDLEAKKKGVAEWTYEDVKRKLWPLSPLSEMWGIGSRVEKTLNRMGIFNVGQLASYPLELLEKKFGIMGNQLYHHAWGVDLSELGAPIIQGQISFGKSQILLRDYPDPKEVKHVILEICEEVARRTRHHRKAGRTVSLGIGYSRDELGGGFYRSRTMERATNITMDLYRTCLELFEENYQGKTVRKIAISLSNIVEDDEMQLNLFELEQPKKRDLGYVMDTIRGKYGSNALLRAVSYTNAGTAVYRSRLVGGHKA
- a CDS encoding YqzH family protein, whose product is MVKKMIRNCFIQYQHDLESIPLSEEEYDKLVEDVERVMAEEDATDVHLKYSL
- a CDS encoding DUF3221 domain-containing protein, coding for MKKIKLVSVLACFLLLFGCGTAGGNNNNGSTGSNGPNNEQPDDEPVNDDVEAVEDLTGYIVSIANEGNVRILVTGQLPNNGGSGQSATMYTLEESTTVENSNGDAMEAGDLTVGMKVTVWNSGVVAESFPAQSGAIKVVVDAKQDEHEQQAVAKALEEVESGMPWHVEDVSAEQDHKYKVTLKNLLDDSEPVEIEVQL
- a CDS encoding SDR family oxidoreductase, giving the protein MTKLNGKHIVITGASGGIGKALAFEVAKRGAIPILLARSLDKLAQVASDIEKEYGIKVRFYQLDVRNNADIERTFQLLLKEIPTVDVLVNNAGYGKFDDVIDLSLDDMSGMFEVNVYGLISCTKMVLPAMLKQNSGHIINVASQAGKIATPKSSVYAATKHAVLGFTNSMRMELHDSNIQVTSINPGPIRTEFFQIADSTGSYQKKVDKWMLEPEFVASKIADAMFTKKREINLPGWMNMASTLYQLFPGVIEKVGGKAFRQK
- a CDS encoding MBL fold metallo-hydrolase, producing the protein MNEVSCKQEIKQITIPTPFAVGDVHTYIIITDKITLVDAGVKTHHAWEVFQQELQKHGLKVLDIDQVVITHHHPDHVGLLDYLPVNIPVYGHKRAHLWMTQDQRYFSAHESYYKKLFKEIGVEERFYPLLNSIDKPLRFACHRGLTAFIGEGDRIEGLPNWRIIETPGHASSHIVLFDEKSGILIGGDLILADISPNPLVEPPYPGEAERKKAMLEYVQSIEKMMELPITRVLPGHGEIVGDVPALLSTRMLQQEKRARKVVEFVSKQPSTAYEICQFLFKSVYEKQLLLTLSETIGQLDYLLDKGLITEDNDTTPFVYQAGVREE
- the proC gene encoding pyrroline-5-carboxylate reductase; the encoded protein is MKIAFIGAGSMAEAIMSGLLKKEICTPGSIVVTNKQDQARLKQLKEKYGIQTTENKQETTKKADVIFLAMKPKDAKDGIQAIKEYVQEDQLIVSVLAGISSSVIEDLFEKNLRVIRSMPNTSAAIGLSATAIAKGRYANEEDLTLVQSLFSAIGLCTIVEENQLHAVTGVSGSGPAYVYFVAEAMERAALAQGLDREVAKQLVSQTLIGAAHMLQESNKNADVLRKEVTSPGGTTHRGIGVLKELHVSEAFETCIAGATERSREMGEEMAERLKEKTSK
- a CDS encoding phospholipase D-like domain-containing protein, producing MKKYVNLSLVFALVLSIFVPVNETEEKVHATTNNSVVINEVAWMGTSYSYTDEWIELHNNTTKSMDITGWSLNAQDGSPSIVLNGQIPANGFFLLEKTDDHSVAGVAADIIYSGSLGNEGESLELRDANGVLVDSVDAWYGGDNTSKATMERVDANGSGTVAGSWKTATDTYDGGYGTPANSYTSGGSNGGTTGGNICGDTTEHLNNVSSELFAINVYFNKCALTDYATTGNQANYNVNLEDRLIERLNQATTSIDFATYEINLPRVVDTLINKAAEGIDVRVIADAKDATDPHYAERFTTMRLYIEEMVRGKDSIVGTNDDIHVFSDSPMLAVEDTTLRAEHGLPSTPDDFKYGTYTIGSTDYTGYLFVDGEQKTDGNYYSPGVQMHNKFAVVDDKWVFTGSWNFTITGLYGSEENMANGVLGGNQQHVVELHAPEVATAYETEFNEMWGSNTLIPDPIVSNFGTGKTDNTQHLFNVGGKTVEVYFSTGDDALGRMRALVKNEADMNAFFTIFAWSDQGLVDELKNKYEGSYNDLEGTLTGFDVKGLFDPGFWNQWWSASIDMTGRTASQTSTDNPNTRWANPAPVYQGNEDRKLHSKTMIIDADTTSDPTVVVGSTNWSNNGNDVNDENMLIIHDAAITNQFVQEFNARYLNAGGSLN